A window of Microcystis aeruginosa FD4 contains these coding sequences:
- a CDS encoding segregation/condensation protein A, producing MTITSASDAIASLLEMAEQGEIDPWDVQVIDVIDRFLAELGLLNDLDLAMAQANLPQSGQAFLWASMLVLFKADTLERLSLDSQEESLIDEEISDLEQELRTLPRYLENHIRRRTAAPPPRKRRVTLQELITQLQQIALEIEALPKLPVVVPKPRPQSRREAVQIITELAHQENLTELAAELDFFLQRKFFKLEKNQLDFEDLLALWQAEKPSSHSATQEKVAIFWALLLLASQSKVELKQEDFYQDLTIALITF from the coding sequence ATGACTATCACCTCGGCCAGTGATGCGATCGCCTCTCTTTTAGAAATGGCGGAACAGGGAGAGATTGACCCCTGGGATGTGCAGGTTATCGATGTGATCGATCGCTTTTTGGCAGAATTGGGGTTATTAAATGATCTAGATTTAGCCATGGCCCAGGCTAATTTACCCCAATCGGGACAGGCTTTTTTATGGGCTTCCATGTTAGTTTTATTTAAGGCTGATACCCTAGAAAGATTGTCTTTGGACTCGCAAGAAGAAAGTCTGATTGATGAGGAAATTAGCGATTTAGAACAGGAATTAAGAACTTTACCCCGTTATCTAGAAAATCATATTCGCCGTCGTACTGCCGCCCCACCACCGCGAAAAAGACGGGTAACTTTGCAGGAGTTAATCACTCAATTACAACAGATTGCCCTAGAGATTGAAGCTTTACCGAAACTGCCTGTAGTTGTCCCGAAACCCCGTCCCCAATCCCGACGGGAAGCGGTACAAATTATCACGGAATTGGCCCACCAAGAAAATCTCACGGAATTGGCAGCGGAACTGGACTTTTTTTTGCAGAGAAAGTTTTTTAAATTAGAGAAAAATCAGCTAGATTTTGAGGATTTATTGGCGTTATGGCAAGCAGAAAAGCCCTCTAGTCACTCGGCAACACAGGAAAAGGTGGCAATTTTTTGGGCTTTACTTTTACTCGCTTCTCAATCAAAGGTGGAATTAAAACAAGAGGATTTTTATCAGGATTTAACTATTGCTTTAATTACTTTCTAG
- a CDS encoding DUF3782 domain-containing protein has translation MATTSEDVWRLLVELATAQAELTAAQKETDRQQKETERRQQETDRQLRELGKQIGGLGAKFGSFTEGLALPSMETILRQRFGMEVVSPSVRVSKDGQHLEIDVLAYTNGELNTAYIVEVKSHATEESITQLKSILQRFRRFFPEHKDKKLYGILAAVHLSGELREKILQEGLYVARIHDQVFELDIPDNFQPQTY, from the coding sequence ATGGCAACTACATCCGAAGACGTATGGCGACTCTTAGTCGAATTAGCCACTGCTCAAGCCGAATTAACTGCTGCTCAAAAAGAAACTGACCGACAACAGAAGGAAACCGAGCGACGACAACAGGAAACCGACCGACAACTCAGAGAATTAGGTAAACAAATTGGGGGACTTGGTGCCAAATTCGGCAGCTTTACCGAAGGACTTGCCCTTCCCTCAATGGAAACGATTCTCAGACAACGGTTCGGTATGGAAGTTGTTAGTCCTAGTGTGCGAGTCAGTAAAGATGGACAACACCTAGAAATTGATGTCCTTGCCTATACCAATGGTGAGCTAAATACCGCCTATATCGTTGAAGTTAAAAGTCATGCCACAGAGGAGTCTATTACTCAATTAAAAAGTATTTTGCAACGGTTTCGCCGCTTTTTCCCTGAACACAAAGATAAAAAACTCTATGGCATATTAGCGGCGGTTCATTTATCTGGAGAATTACGGGAAAAAATTCTGCAAGAAGGGCTTTATGTGGCTCGGATTCATGACCAAGTATTTGAATTGGATATTCCCGATAATTTTCAACCTCAAACCTATTAA
- the crtO gene encoding beta-carotene ketolase CrtO yields the protein MESYDVILIGAGHNGLVCAAYLLKAGYRVLLLEQRSVPGGAATTEAVIPDLAPDFKFNLCAIDHEFIFLGPVIEELELKRHGLEYLFFDPTVFCPHPSGQYFLSYRSLEKTHAAIAQFCRRDADRYLQFIDYWGQLLNAIAPWFNAPPQDLLRIARNYDSSALASVWKAIGSKKKLLDFIRTMITSPEDVLNEWFESEFVKAPLARLAAEIGAPPSQKGITSGMMMMAMRHSPGVARPRGGTGALTEALVKCVVSLGGVILTEQKVKQILVEEGQAIGVRVDSGQEYLAKAAVISNIDARRVFLQLVAPADVDAADPELRERVERRIVNNNETILKIDCALAEAPRFEAYDHKEEYLQGTILIADSVRHVEQAHALTILGQIPDENPSMYLDIPTILDPSMAPQGKHTLWIEFFAPYQIAGAEGTGLNGTGWTEELKNRVADRVLDKLADYAPNLKSAIIARRVESPAELANRLGSYKGNYYHLDMTLDQMIFLRPLPEIANYKTPIKNLYLTGAGTHPGGSISGMPGRNCAQVFLRDRSTFLQRLFN from the coding sequence ATGGAAAGTTACGATGTCATCCTCATCGGTGCGGGGCATAATGGTTTAGTTTGTGCCGCCTATCTCCTCAAAGCTGGTTATCGCGTCCTCCTTCTCGAACAGCGTAGCGTACCCGGAGGAGCGGCTACCACAGAAGCGGTTATCCCAGATCTGGCCCCCGATTTTAAGTTTAATCTCTGTGCGATCGATCACGAATTTATCTTTTTGGGGCCGGTAATTGAGGAATTGGAGCTAAAACGCCACGGATTAGAGTATTTATTCTTCGATCCTACCGTTTTCTGTCCCCATCCCTCCGGCCAATATTTTCTTTCCTATCGCTCTCTGGAAAAAACTCACGCCGCCATTGCCCAGTTTTGTCGGCGAGATGCCGATCGCTACCTTCAGTTTATCGACTATTGGGGACAGTTGCTGAATGCGATCGCTCCTTGGTTTAACGCTCCGCCCCAAGATTTGCTCAGAATCGCCCGCAATTATGACTCTAGTGCCTTAGCTAGTGTCTGGAAAGCGATCGGCTCGAAAAAGAAACTGCTCGACTTCATCCGCACGATGATTACTTCCCCCGAAGATGTCCTCAATGAGTGGTTTGAGAGCGAATTTGTCAAAGCACCCCTAGCTCGTCTAGCGGCAGAAATTGGCGCTCCTCCCTCCCAAAAAGGCATTACCTCCGGGATGATGATGATGGCGATGCGTCACTCCCCCGGGGTGGCTCGCCCTCGTGGTGGTACAGGCGCACTAACCGAGGCTCTGGTGAAATGTGTTGTCAGTCTCGGTGGGGTGATTTTAACCGAGCAGAAGGTTAAACAGATTCTGGTGGAGGAAGGACAAGCGATCGGGGTTAGGGTGGACTCTGGACAGGAATATCTGGCAAAAGCGGCTGTTATTTCTAATATTGACGCTAGACGAGTCTTTTTACAGTTAGTCGCCCCCGCCGATGTGGATGCCGCCGATCCAGAATTGCGAGAAAGGGTAGAACGGCGAATTGTCAATAACAATGAAACAATTCTTAAAATTGATTGCGCCCTCGCCGAAGCACCAAGGTTCGAGGCTTACGATCACAAAGAGGAGTATTTACAGGGAACGATTCTCATCGCCGATTCCGTGCGTCACGTTGAACAGGCCCACGCTTTAACGATTTTGGGGCAGATTCCCGACGAAAATCCCTCGATGTACCTAGATATACCCACTATTCTCGATCCCTCCATGGCTCCCCAGGGCAAGCATACCCTCTGGATCGAATTTTTTGCCCCCTATCAGATTGCCGGGGCCGAGGGAACGGGATTAAACGGGACAGGATGGACCGAAGAATTAAAAAATCGCGTGGCCGATCGAGTTCTTGATAAACTGGCCGATTATGCCCCAAATCTCAAATCCGCCATTATTGCCCGTCGGGTGGAAAGTCCGGCCGAATTAGCTAATCGTTTGGGTTCCTATAAAGGTAATTACTATCATCTTGATATGACCTTAGATCAGATGATTTTCCTGCGTCCTTTGCCAGAAATAGCTAACTACAAAACCCCAATTAAAAACCTTTATTTAACTGGGGCAGGCACTCACCCCGGCGGCTCAATTTCGGGAATGCCGGGGCGCAATTGCGCTCAGGTTTTCCTGCGGGATCGAAGCACTTTTCTGCAAAGATTATTCAATTGA
- a CDS encoding STAS domain-containing protein, whose protein sequence is MSSSIKVIQPSGILDGNQASQFRQEIAEAVQGGSEVIIVDFKDVTFMDSSGLGALVLSLKTVRSAGAKLFICSINDQIKMLFELTNMDRVFEIFNNREELEQKILGS, encoded by the coding sequence ATGAGTTCTTCAATCAAAGTCATTCAACCATCGGGTATTTTAGATGGCAACCAAGCCAGCCAATTTCGCCAAGAAATTGCTGAAGCTGTGCAGGGAGGTTCAGAGGTGATTATCGTTGATTTTAAGGATGTCACCTTTATGGATAGTTCTGGTTTAGGGGCTCTAGTTTTATCCTTAAAAACCGTGCGTTCTGCGGGGGCTAAACTATTTATCTGCTCGATTAATGATCAGATAAAAATGTTATTTGAATTAACCAATATGGATCGAGTTTTTGAAATTTTTAATAACCGAGAAGAATTAGAACAAAAAATTTTAGGAAGTTAA
- the pdxH gene encoding pyridoxamine 5'-phosphate oxidase: MDISIADLRLDYNLEELLESETAADPFIVFKQWLERAVSSGKLEPNAMTLATISPEGKPRARMVLLKDFDPCGFVLFTNYHSAKGEELIANPNAALVFWWGELQRQIRIEGTVEKISEEESDNYFFVRPWESRLGAWASNQSEVISGRYILEKRLAELKEEYAGREVPRPPHWGGFRLIPSLIEFWQGRPSRLHDRLCYLRQEDGTWQRQRLAP, translated from the coding sequence ATGGACATATCGATCGCTGACCTGCGCTTGGACTACAATCTTGAAGAATTGCTAGAGTCAGAAACAGCTGCCGATCCTTTCATTGTATTTAAACAATGGCTAGAAAGGGCGGTATCTTCGGGAAAATTGGAACCCAACGCTATGACTTTAGCTACTATTTCCCCAGAGGGTAAACCCCGGGCCCGCATGGTACTGTTAAAAGACTTCGATCCTTGCGGTTTTGTTCTCTTTACCAACTACCACAGCGCCAAAGGAGAGGAATTAATCGCCAATCCCAATGCGGCCCTAGTGTTTTGGTGGGGGGAATTGCAACGGCAAATTAGGATTGAGGGGACTGTAGAAAAAATCAGTGAGGAGGAGTCGGATAATTACTTTTTTGTCCGTCCCTGGGAATCTCGTTTAGGGGCCTGGGCCTCTAATCAAAGTGAAGTGATTTCCGGGCGGTATATCCTCGAAAAACGCCTTGCAGAACTAAAAGAAGAATATGCTGGTCGTGAAGTTCCTCGTCCTCCTCATTGGGGGGGGTTTCGCTTAATTCCTAGTTTAATCGAGTTCTGGCAAGGTCGCCCCAGTCGTCTCCACGATCGTCTCTGTTATCTTCGTCAAGAAGATGGCACTTGGCAAAGGCAACGTTTAGCTCCTTAG
- a CDS encoding Npun_R2821/Npun_R2822 family protein: MNYGIYTLGNDVVFDQLVALLNSIAVNAGAGMPVCVIAYDDRLEKTAAEIATRPNVTLWNDKDLFKPWEDFSLQVWQAHPTALQHWQKTEGIQGVRRLGMNRRYCAFDPNAPFEKFIYIDADALILDDVTPVFEQLDTSDVVTYDFQYKDPTHIYNVNSPKLLEVFPQERIEADIFCAGFYASKRGFMLSEQRDWLVARLQEGEAEVLYPSAPNQSVLNYMVMRSQLSVSNLAKEWPATRRTGNAVTSAHFQQRDGLLYDHDKRVMYLHYIGLSSSLFTRLCSGENLDFPYRDIFLHYRYLYQPSQRPIFTGSPKPYQPPTPTFWQKVTRKLGLGK; encoded by the coding sequence ATGAACTACGGTATTTACACCCTCGGCAATGATGTCGTGTTTGACCAACTGGTGGCCTTGCTGAATAGCATCGCCGTCAATGCGGGTGCGGGTATGCCCGTCTGCGTCATCGCCTACGACGACCGGTTGGAAAAAACCGCCGCCGAAATCGCCACCCGTCCCAATGTCACCCTCTGGAATGACAAAGATCTGTTTAAGCCGTGGGAGGACTTTTCGTTACAAGTCTGGCAAGCTCACCCCACAGCACTGCAACACTGGCAGAAAACCGAAGGCATCCAAGGAGTACGACGGTTGGGTATGAACCGCCGTTACTGTGCCTTTGACCCCAACGCCCCCTTTGAAAAATTCATCTACATTGACGCAGATGCGCTGATTTTGGATGATGTCACCCCTGTGTTTGAACAGCTAGACACTTCTGATGTGGTGACTTACGACTTTCAGTACAAAGACCCCACCCACATTTACAATGTCAATTCACCGAAACTGCTGGAAGTGTTTCCCCAAGAACGGATTGAGGCGGATATCTTTTGTGCTGGGTTCTACGCCTCCAAGCGCGGCTTTATGCTGTCGGAACAAAGGGATTGGCTAGTGGCAAGGCTACAGGAGGGCGAGGCAGAGGTATTGTATCCCTCAGCCCCCAATCAGTCGGTGCTGAACTATATGGTGATGAGATCGCAGCTATCCGTCTCTAACTTAGCGAAAGAATGGCCTGCCACTCGTCGCACCGGCAACGCCGTCACCTCCGCCCATTTCCAACAACGGGATGGGCTATTATACGACCACGACAAACGGGTGATGTATCTGCACTACATTGGTTTATCTTCCTCTCTGTTCACTCGACTTTGTAGCGGTGAAAATCTCGATTTTCCCTATCGAGATATTTTCTTACACTATCGTTATCTCTACCAACCTAGTCAACGTCCTATATTTACAGGTAGTCCCAAACCCTATCAACCACCGACCCCAACCTTTTGGCAAAAAGTAACCAGAAAACTCGGTTTAGGAAAATAA
- a CDS encoding SpoIIE family protein phosphatase, whose translation MVRILVIDDDGVIQTFLRRALQKEYEVFVASDGEEGLKQAGQLKPAMIICDWMMPGIDGLEVCRQIKLNPQLSTTFFILLTSLGSVEDRVKGLDAGADDFLCKPIEINELRARVRAGMRLHQLSHDLQAQKQLLEMELAEAAAYVRSLLPEPFISPKLAIDFRFLPSRRLGGDGFDYYWLDNDHLMLYLLDVAGHGLRAALPSLSVIHLLRSRGLSQVNYYQPNQVLQGLNQVYQISPKNDKYFTIWYGIYDQRQQQLTYASAGHPPAVLLTQKPFGQVIETRLKAPGFPIGMFPEAEYTNQVQSLNLPSSLYLFSDGIYEIDCADGRMWGLENFLQSLQNYHCNSAKNLDNFIEEIQALQFDGNFKDDLSIMQVDFR comes from the coding sequence ATGGTACGAATTTTAGTAATTGATGATGATGGAGTAATTCAAACGTTTCTGAGACGAGCTTTGCAGAAGGAATACGAGGTTTTTGTTGCCAGTGATGGGGAAGAAGGATTAAAGCAAGCGGGGCAACTAAAACCAGCGATGATTATTTGTGATTGGATGATGCCGGGGATCGATGGGTTGGAAGTTTGCCGGCAAATTAAGCTCAATCCCCAACTGTCAACCACTTTTTTTATCCTCTTAACTTCTTTGGGATCGGTGGAGGATCGGGTGAAGGGATTGGATGCGGGGGCAGATGATTTTTTATGTAAACCGATCGAGATTAATGAGTTAAGAGCGCGCGTACGGGCGGGAATGCGTTTGCATCAATTAAGTCATGATTTACAAGCGCAAAAACAATTACTAGAAATGGAGTTAGCGGAGGCGGCGGCATATGTGCGATCGCTGTTACCCGAACCTTTTATTTCTCCAAAACTTGCTATCGATTTTCGCTTCCTTCCTTCTCGTCGATTGGGGGGCGATGGTTTTGATTATTATTGGTTAGATAATGACCATTTGATGTTATATCTTTTAGATGTGGCGGGCCATGGTTTACGAGCGGCTTTACCTTCCCTTTCGGTGATTCATCTTCTCCGTTCCCGTGGTTTAAGTCAGGTGAATTACTATCAACCTAATCAGGTTTTACAAGGGTTAAATCAAGTTTATCAAATCAGTCCTAAGAATGATAAATATTTTACTATTTGGTACGGAATTTATGATCAGAGACAACAACAGTTAACCTATGCCAGCGCCGGTCATCCCCCAGCAGTTCTCCTGACTCAAAAACCTTTTGGCCAGGTCATTGAAACCAGACTGAAAGCACCCGGGTTTCCCATCGGAATGTTTCCAGAAGCGGAATATACTAATCAGGTTCAATCCCTGAATTTACCCAGTAGCCTTTATCTTTTTAGCGACGGAATTTACGAGATCGATTGTGCTGATGGTAGGATGTGGGGACTAGAGAACTTTCTTCAATCTTTGCAAAATTATCACTGTAATTCGGCTAAAAATCTCGATAATTTTATCGAAGAAATTCAAGCTTTACAATTTGATGGTAATTTTAAGGACGATCTCTCGATCATGCAGGTGGATTTTCGCTAA
- a CDS encoding ATP-binding protein — protein sequence MKISFQVDSDLKSLDSVLKYFEQLEPAGIPQKDWLQCQLALAEGFTNAVRHAHRHLPPEIPIEIEIEIAPHQMEIRIWDRGSAFDLESFIEKNAHRDHSFSGHGQGLPILEKIADQLSYTRSEDQRNCLLIIKQFSRHESDRTPRFS from the coding sequence GTGAAGATTTCTTTTCAGGTAGATAGCGATCTCAAGTCCTTAGATAGCGTTTTAAAATATTTTGAGCAACTTGAACCGGCGGGCATTCCCCAAAAAGACTGGCTCCAGTGTCAGCTTGCTCTTGCCGAAGGTTTTACCAATGCAGTCCGTCACGCTCACCGACACCTCCCCCCCGAAATCCCGATCGAGATCGAGATCGAGATTGCCCCCCACCAGATGGAAATTCGCATCTGGGATCGGGGTTCCGCCTTCGATTTAGAGAGCTTTATCGAGAAAAATGCCCATCGTGACCATAGTTTCTCCGGCCATGGGCAAGGACTGCCGATCCTCGAAAAAATCGCCGATCAACTCAGTTATACTCGCAGCGAAGATCAGCGCAACTGTCTATTAATTATTAAACAATTTTCCCGCCATGAATCCGATCGCACCCCTCGTTTCTCCTAG